The genome window GTCCGGTATCGCCCACAGACACAAGCCCCGCACAACTAGAGTTGTGCGGGGCTTTCTCGTATCCACGAGCCGCTCCACGGGTCCGCATGTGGCCGCCGTCCGCCTTCCCCGCGAAGAAAGAGAGCTCCCATGACCGACTCCCCGCACGTCTCCACCAGAGACACACGATCCAGCACCTTGTCGATCGTGGCGCTCGCTCTCGCGTTCATCCTCCCGCTTGCAGGCGTCGTCCTGGGTCTCGTCGCACGAGTGAAGTCGAAGGCCGCAGGGTTGCCGACGATGGTGGCGACCACTGCCGTCACCATCGGCGCGGTCCTCAGCGCCGTCTGGGCGGTCGCGATCGTGCTCCTTCTCGGTTTCGGAGGCGCCCTCTCGGGCGAGTCCGAGCCCACGACGCCCGACAGCCCCGCGCCGTCGGAGTCGATGCCGCCGTCGGGATCAGAATCCGGCGACCAGCTCGTCATCCAGGTCACGGCGGAGCGCGACCCGGACTCGGCGACTCTCGCCGCCGCCCGCACCGCGCTCGCCTTCTACGGCGAGAACGCCGGCGTCGAGGTGATCGACATCGCCGAGACGGATGCCGGCGATCTCATCGTGACCTTCGGCGCAGGTGTCACCGACACCGACGTCGACGCTTTCGCTCGCGCCATCTCGGCACCTGCAGCCGAGGGCTTCTACGCGGTCGACGCCGTGCATCCCGCGACCGGGGGCGCAGACCTCGGCGACGGCTCGGCGACTCCCCCGTGCGACGCACTGCGGTTCGGTCCGATCGCCGTCGAGGGGCACGTCCTCGCCTGCGATGAGGCGATGCAGACCCAGCTGCTCCTTCCCCCCTCCGCGCGCCTGGTCGGGAACGCCATCGCGGAGGTCGAAGTGAGCGGCGACGTCGTGGCCGTGACCCTGTCCGACCCTGCTGCCGAGGATTTCGCAACGTGGACCAGGGATGCGTCCACCGCGTCCGCGCCCGGCAATCAGATCGCGCTCGTCGACTTCATCGGCGTCATCAGCGCTCCTGTGGTCTCCGGTGAGCTCGCTGGCGAGTTCCAGATCTCCGGCGCGGCTCTCGACGTCGATCTCCTCGCTGCCCGCCTTCAGCTGCTCAGCGCCGGGGTGTCGTTCACCACGCGCTGAGCGGGCCCGCACGTCGTGCTAGCTTAGGGTGACCTAACCAGGACTGCGAGACGACAGGCGGGGAGACGATGTCGCTGATCGGACAGCACCCCGACGAGTCCGCCGTCTGGCGCATCGGCACTCACGCCTTCGAACTCACGGATCACGTCGAGTGGGATGCGCACTCCCACGACGAGCAGCACGAGCTTCTCTGGGGCACACGGGGGGCATTGACCGCTGAGACGGACGACGGCTACTTCGCCATTCCCGGGTCCCTCGGGCTCTGGATCCCCGCAGGCGTCACGCACCGGGTGGTGGCGGCGGCAGGCACCGCGTTCCGCTGCACATTCGTCGATGCCGACATCCACCCGATCGCCACCCGCACGACAGCCGTCGCGATTCCCCAGGTGGTCCGTGCGGTGCTCGACAGACTCGAAGCACCCCCGTATCTCTCAGCCTCCCCGCGCGTGCACGCCGAGGAGCTGGCGCTGAGCCTGCTCGAGCCGGTCGAAGTCTCGACGATCGACCTCCCACTCCCCCTCGACATGAGGACCCGCCTCATCGCGGAAGCGCTCCTCTCGGACCCCGCCGATGATCGCTCCATCGAGGACTGGGGCCGTCAGGTGGGCGCCAGCGCCCGCAACCTCTCGCGACTCTTCGTCGCCGAGACCGGACTCAGCTTCTCCACCTGGCGCACGCGCGCTCGCATGCGCCGCGCCATCGAATGGCTGGCCGCAGACCATACCGTCGCATATGTCAGCCGTCGCTCCGGATACGCGACGCCGAGTGCGTTCGTGCAGGCGTTCCGGCGCGAGCTCGGTCGCACCCCCGGGGAGTTCGCCTCCGTGCGCAGCGAAGCCTCCAAGAAGTCGGCCTGAGCGCGACACCGGCTGGCACCTGTGCGACACGGAGCCGGTTCATACTAGGTAAGCCAAGCCTTAGCTAACTTTCTTGGCGCCCTCCTGAACTCTCTCCTGGAAGACGATCCATGCGCTCCTCGCCTCTCTCGCTCATCGCGCTCGCCGCGACCGGCCTCCTGCTCACCTCGTGCGCCGGCTCCACCGCGGCCGGCTCCTCCGGCGACGCTGCGAGTGTCGAACTCACCACTCCCGTCGGCGTCGACATCGAGATCCCCGCCGAGCCTCACTCCGCTCTCGGCTTCTACACGACCGATCTCGACATCCTCATCACCCTCGGGTTCGATCTCGCCGGAACTCAGCCGATCCGCGATGACTTCACCGCATTCCCCGAGTTCTTCCCCCAGGAGAAGCTCGAGGGGCTGAAGACCTTCGGCAACTTCCCCGAGTTCAACCTCGAGGCGGTGCTCGAAGCCGAACCGGACTTCATCCTCAACGGGCTGGGATACGAGGAGGATCTCGACGGCAAGCTGCAGAAGATCGCACCGACCTACACCTACAACGCCTTCGACGGCGGAGACTGGCGCGATGTCGTCTCACAGGCAGCCTCCGATCTCGGACGCGA of Microbacterium sp. LWH13-1.2 contains these proteins:
- a CDS encoding ABC transporter substrate-binding protein; the encoded protein is MRSSPLSLIALAATGLLLTSCAGSTAAGSSGDAASVELTTPVGVDIEIPAEPHSALGFYTTDLDILITLGFDLAGTQPIRDDFTAFPEFFPQEKLEGLKTFGNFPEFNLEAVLEAEPDFILNGLGYEEDLDGKLQKIAPTYTYNAFDGGDWRDVVSQAASDLGREDQWQAWLDQYEERVADIRARLDAAEIHPVVADVGYFEGQVTTSCYGVPCLVFADLGLEMHELMNATDEGLPASEDYTELSAEQVGQLEGIDVVFTGADEDGTVWIEDDAALQQNQLWQNLSFVQDGAYFPYNYEMIYGSPSGMRGFLTVVEKALLG
- a CDS encoding AraC family transcriptional regulator produces the protein MSLIGQHPDESAVWRIGTHAFELTDHVEWDAHSHDEQHELLWGTRGALTAETDDGYFAIPGSLGLWIPAGVTHRVVAAAGTAFRCTFVDADIHPIATRTTAVAIPQVVRAVLDRLEAPPYLSASPRVHAEELALSLLEPVEVSTIDLPLPLDMRTRLIAEALLSDPADDRSIEDWGRQVGASARNLSRLFVAETGLSFSTWRTRARMRRAIEWLAADHTVAYVSRRSGYATPSAFVQAFRRELGRTPGEFASVRSEASKKSA